From the genome of Streptomyces sp. V2I9:
GGGCGCGGGCCACATCCACGTCCTCGGTGACGACGACGCCCTTGCCGGCCGCGAGGCCGTCGTCCTTGACGACGTACGGGGCACCGAACGCGTCGAGGGCCTTGTCGATCTCGGCGGGGGTGGTGCAGACGTAGCTACGGGCGGTGGGGACCCCGGCACCGGCCATGACGTCCTTGGCGAACGCCTTGGAGCCTTCCAGCCGCGCGGCTTCGCCGGAGGGGCCGAAGCAGGGGATGCCGGCCGCGCGCACGGCGTCGGCGACCCCGGCGACGAGCGGCGCCTCCGGGCCGACGACCACCAGCCCGGCGCCCAGCTCGGCCGCGAGGCGCGCGACGGCGTCACCGTCGAGCGCGTCGACCGGGTGCAGTTCGGCCACCTCTGCGATACCGGCGTTGCCGGGGGCGCAGTACAGAGCGGTGACATCGGGGTCGAGGGACAGAGAGCGGCACAGGGCGTGTTCGCGGGCGCCGCCGCCGATGACGAGGACCTTCACGGGGTGCAGCCTAGCCGCCGGGCGGAAGGAGCCCCGACGGCCGCCGGTCCGTGGACGGCCCGACCGGCCCGTGACGCCGTCCGCGCATGACGCCGTCCGTGCATGACGCCGTCCGTGCATGACGGCTGCCGCCTCGGGGCAGCCGTCGGCACATGGACGGCCGCCGAGCCTGGACGGCCGTGGGCACGCGGACAGCCGCCGGCCGGTGGACGGACGCCGGCCCTGGACAGCCGTCGGCGCTGAAACAACCGCCGGAGCGGGGGACGACCGTCCCCCGCTCCGGCGGCCGTCGCGTCACTGCTCGTTGGTGAACTCCTCGACGACCGTGGCGCCCAGCTCGCGGACGATCAGCTCGTGACCGGAGAGGGCGGAGTCGACGAGGTCCGGGTCGTCGGCCTCCGGGATGTCGTCCTCGATGGACACGGACCGCGGCGGCTCCGCCGCGTACGAACCGGAGGAGGATTCGGAGGCGGGCGGGGCCTCCCGGCCACCCGGCGACGGCGCGGAGGGGGGCGACGCGGGGCCCGAGGGCGCGTACTGCCCCTGCTGCGGAGCCGGGGACTGCTGCTGGGACGCGTGCTGGGGCCGGGGCTCGTACGCGACGGGGGCGGGGGCCGCCGGGGCGGGCTGGTACTGCGGGGCGGGCCGTCCACCGCCTCCGCCGGGACCGGGGGCGCCCCCGCCGCCGGAGGGGTCGATGACCGCCTCGATGCGCCACTGGGCGTTGAAGCGCTCGGCGAGGGCCTGCTTGAGGACCTCCTCGCTGCCGCTGCTGGCGAAGTTGTCGCGGGCGCCCGCGTTGAGGAAGCCGAGCTGGAGGGTCGTCCCGTCGAACCCGGCGACCTGGGCGTTCTGGCTGAGCAGGATCCAGGTGAAGCGGCGGCGGTTCTTGACCGCTTCCAGGATGTCGGGCCACATGTTCCGCACCTGGGCCGCGCCCTGGGCCATGCTCTGGCCGCCGTCGGGTGCGGCCTGCCCGGCCTGCGGGGCGGCGGGGGCCTGCGGCGAGGCTGCCGGAGCCGTGGCCGGGGGCGGGGTGGCGGCGGGGGCCGGGCCGCTGCCGGGGGCGGAGGCGGTGGGCCAGCCACCCGGACGACGGGCCTGCTCCCCGGCCCCGGCGGGGGTGGGCCAGGACCCCGGCCGCTGGGCGGACACGGGGGCCGCGGGGGCCTGAGGCTGGGCCTGGGCCTGGGCCTGCGGGGCGTAGGCATCGGGGGCCGGGGCGGCGGGCGGTGGTGCGGCGGGGGCGGGGGCTGCGTAGGCGGCGGGGGCTTGCGTCCGGGCGGGCGCCGGGGGTGCCTCGCCCCGGACGGCGGCACGGGCGGCGTCCGGACCGGCGAGGCCCATGGGGGCGGCCGGGGGAGCCCCGGCCGGCGCATGGGCGTCGGGGCCCGGCACGTACCCCATCGGGGCAGCGGCGGCGGGCGGGGCGGCGAACGACCCGGCAGCGGCGGCCGAGGCCCCGCGCTCCAGCCGGTCGAGCCGGGCCTGGAGCGACCGCTCGTCGTCGTAGGCGGCGGGCAGCAGGACCCGCGCGCAGATCAGCTCCACCTGGAGGCGCGGCGAGGTGGCCCCGCGCATCTCGGTGAGCCCTTCGTTAACCAGGTCGGCGGCGCGGCTCAGCTCGGCGGCCCCGAAGACGGACGCCTGGGCCTGCATGCGCTCGACGACATCGGCGGGGGCGTCGATGAGCCCCTTCTCCCCCGCGTCCGGCACGGCGGCGAGGATCACCAGATCGCGCAGCCGCTCCAGGAGATCCGCCACGAACCGACGGGGGTCGTTGCCGCCTTCGATGACCCGGTCCACGACCTCGAAGGCGGCGGCCCCGTCGCCGGCGGCGAAGGCGTCGACGACGGAGTCGAGGAGGGAACCATCGGTGTACCCGAGGAGCGAGGTGGCCATGGCGTACGTCACACCGTCGTCGCCCGCGCCGGCCAGCAACTGGTCCATGACGGACATCGAGTCACGCACGGACCCGGCCCCGGCGCGCACGACGAGCGGGAGGACGCCGTCCTCGACGGGGCTGTTCTCCCGGTCGCACACATCGGCGAGGTAACTGCGCAGGGTGCCCGGCGGGACGAGCCGGAACGGATAGTGGTGCGTACGCGACCGGATCGTCCCGATGACCTTCTCGGGTTCGGTCGTCGCGAAGATGAACTTGAGGTGCTCCGGCGGCTCCTCGACCACCTTCAGCAGGGCGTTGAAGCCCGCCGGGGTGACCATGTGCGCCTCGTCGATGATGTAGATCTTGTAACGGCTGGAGGCGGGCCCGAAGAACGCCTTCTCGCGCAGATCACGGGCGTCGTCCACGCCACCGTGCGAGGCGGCGTCGATCTCGATCACGTCGATGGACCCCGGCCCGTTGCGCGCGAGGTCCTGGCAGGACTGGCACTCCCCGCACGGGGTGGGGGTGGGGCCCTGCTCACAGTTCAGGCAGCGGGCGAGGATGCGCGCGCTGGTCGTCTTTCCACAGCCACGCGGGCCGCTGAACAGGTACGCGTGATTGACCCGGTTGTTCCGCAGGGCCTGCTGGAGCGGGTCAGTGACATGCTCCTGACCGATGACCTCGGCGAACGACTCGGGGCGGTAGCGGCGGTACAGCGCAAGGGACGACACACCTACGAGGTTATCGGGGCCGACCGACAACCGACCCCACACCGCTCACACGGGGCACCTGGTGCGACGCGAACCGCGGGAACACCGGGGCACGAGGGCTCCCGGCACAGCTCGGGCGGCGGCGGCCGGTCAGCCCGACGCACCCGCAGGAACGGCGCGCCCCGGAACGCAAGGGCCCCCCACGCACCCGCCAGAGCCGACCTACCCTTGCTGCCTTCCGGCCCTGGGGGAGTTCAGTCAGATAGCGCCACGTGAGGGGCTGACGCCCACCTTAGCGGATCCCCACCCCCTCCGGTCCACCCACCCTCACCACCGGCCGACCGCCACCCCGCCCGGCGAGACCACGACGCAACCCCTGCGGGATCTCGACGGGACCTCGGCAGGACCTCTCAGGACGAGCTCGCCGGGGGGTCTCCGGACGGCCTCCGGACGATCTCCGGGGATCGTGTTCGCTAGCACCCTCCAACGTCTTGTATTGTTTGCGGCGGAGGATTCGCCTAGTGGCCTAGGGCGCACGCTTGGAAAGCGTGTTGGGGGCAACCCCTCACGAGTTCGAATCTCGTATCCTCCGCCATTGCTCTCACCGGGCAATACGTCGAAGGGCCCCACCGTTCGCGGTGGGGCCCTTCGACGTTGTCTCAGCCCTCGTTGTTCTGGTCTTTGTCCACAAGGGCGTTTGGTGCGGGCCCCCAGATGGCGTCCGCGAGCTTCTGCGCCACCTCCTTCAGCATGGCGTCGGGCACGTGCAGGTACCGGGCGCGCATCCGCGAAGAGGTGCCTGCCTCCCAGCCCATGATCTGGTCGATCACACGGTCCGGGATACCGAGCAGCATGAGGACGGTGGCAGCGGTGGTGACGGGCGTCATGCAGCCGCGCGTCACGTACCCCGGCGTCCTCCAGCAGCTTCTTCCAGTCGTGGTAGTCGGTGTTCGGGCTGAGCGGCCCACCGAGCGGCTTCGTGAACACGTAATCGGACTCGGTCCACAGGTCGCCGCCGGTCTTGCGCTCCCGAGCCTGAACCTCCTTGTGCTTGCGCAGCATCACAACCAAGGGGCCCGGCAGGGGAACCGCTCGACGGCCGGCACGTGACTTGGTGTTCTTCGTCTCGCGCCGCACCTGCTTTCGGTCCGGGCAGTACCCTGCCTTCCTGCCGCAGGGATCTGCCTCCTTGCACCCGTACTCGTACTTGGGGCGCAGACGGTTCCGGCGCAGCTTCAGGTACTCGTGGTCCAGGTCCACGTCGACCCAGCGGAGCCCCAGCGTCTCCCCCTGTCGCAGACCGAGGGCTAGCGCCAGCATCCAACGGGCGCTGTTGCGGCGCTTGTTCACCTCGATCAGCAGGCTCTGAACCTCCTCTACCGAGTAGGGCTCGATCTCCTCCTCCGGCTCCTCCACCCGCGGCGGCTTGGCTAGAGCGGCGGCGTTCTTCGCGGCGTGGCCACGGCGGACCGCCTCACCGAGGGCGGTGCGGGCAGTGCGGTGGACCTGGTGGGCGGTGCCGGCGGCGCTGCCGTTCTTCTGCATCCGGCGGTACAGGCTCTCCAGGTGTTCCGGCTCCAGGCGGTCGATGCGGTGCCTGCCGATGCCGGGTACGAGGTGCACGCGAACCGCGACCTCGTACCCGTCGTAGGTGTTCTCGCTGACGACGTCCTTAGCGATGTTCTCGACCCAGTGCCACATCCACTTCTCGACAGTCCACAGCTTGCCGGGCTGTTGCGCCTTTCCCTGGTCGCGCTGCTTCTCCAGTCGTTGCACTTCGTCCTTCAACGCGTCTTCGTCGGGGCGCGTGATGTGCCTGCGGTAGGGCTCACCGTTGTCCTTGTAACCCATCGGCACCCGGGCGTGCCAACGGCCGTCCTTGCCGAAGTAGATGGCCGTTTCGCCATTCGCCCGGCGCGCTCGCTTCTTCTCTTCCGCCACTGGCGGACTCCTTCGTGATCGGTGTGAGCACGGGCCGCCACCCGGTGGGGTGGCGGCCCGTGTGTATGCGGGGTGGGTCAGGCTGCGGACTGTTCGGCGCGGCGGCGTGCGAGGTAGGCAGCCGGGGCGTCGGCGGGTACGCGGCGCAGGCTGCCGATCGTCAGCGACTCCAGGGCTCCGGCGCGGATGAGGGCGAAGCAGGTGGTGCGGCCGACGCGGAGTCGGCGGGCTGCCTCTTCGACGGTGAGCAGGATCAGGGTGGGGTCGTCTGCCGTCGTGGGTGCGGGACTGTTCTGCATGGGCTCGCTCCTTGGCGGGCCGCCACAGAAACCACGTAATACACAGAAACCCTGTTTGGGTGGTCTGACCTGGGGGTTTGGTGGTGGGGGTGGACTGCCACAGAAAGTGCGGGAAGTTCCACAGAAATAAGGGGCCGGTGGGCGGCTGGTATTTGTGTGGTTCCTCTGCGGGTTTCCGTGGCAGCCGCCTCGGGACCGCTCGGGGCGGTGTTGTCGCAGGTCAGGGGTAGTGTCGGGTTATTTCTGTGATTCTGTGGTTTCTGTGGCGGGGTTCAGGCGGTGGGTTCGCTGAGCTGGGGGTGGGTGAGGTAGCGCGGGGAGGGCGGTCGGCCGCGTCCTCCGGTCTTGGCGACGGGTTGGGCCCGGACGTAGCCGTGGTCTTCCAACAGGTCCAGGGCGGGGTCGAGGTCCACGACGGTGGGGAACTCGGCGCGGGAGAGCTTGGTCATGACCTCGCGTTTGCTGACCTCGGCCCACTGGTTGGCCCGGAGCAGGTCCAGGACGGTGCGGGCGCGGTTGGCGGTGTGGTCGGCTCCCATGAGGTCGAACACCGCGAGGGCGTGGCCGGTGAAGTAGTCGGCGAGCTTGATGGCGTCGCGCATGGTGTCGGCGGTGACGGGCTGGGTGTGCCCGTTCTCCGTGTGCGCGGCCAGGTGGAGCAGCCCGGCAAGTCGGGCGGTCGCGCCGCCCAGCTTCGCGGCCCAGTTCCGGATGTGCCCGAGGTCCCCGCCCCGCTTGCGCAGCCGGGGTTCCTGC
Proteins encoded in this window:
- a CDS encoding DNA polymerase III subunit gamma and tau → MSSLALYRRYRPESFAEVIGQEHVTDPLQQALRNNRVNHAYLFSGPRGCGKTTSARILARCLNCEQGPTPTPCGECQSCQDLARNGPGSIDVIEIDAASHGGVDDARDLREKAFFGPASSRYKIYIIDEAHMVTPAGFNALLKVVEEPPEHLKFIFATTEPEKVIGTIRSRTHHYPFRLVPPGTLRSYLADVCDRENSPVEDGVLPLVVRAGAGSVRDSMSVMDQLLAGAGDDGVTYAMATSLLGYTDGSLLDSVVDAFAAGDGAAAFEVVDRVIEGGNDPRRFVADLLERLRDLVILAAVPDAGEKGLIDAPADVVERMQAQASVFGAAELSRAADLVNEGLTEMRGATSPRLQVELICARVLLPAAYDDERSLQARLDRLERGASAAAAGSFAAPPAAAAPMGYVPGPDAHAPAGAPPAAPMGLAGPDAARAAVRGEAPPAPARTQAPAAYAAPAPAAPPPAAPAPDAYAPQAQAQAQPQAPAAPVSAQRPGSWPTPAGAGEQARRPGGWPTASAPGSGPAPAATPPPATAPAASPQAPAAPQAGQAAPDGGQSMAQGAAQVRNMWPDILEAVKNRRRFTWILLSQNAQVAGFDGTTLQLGFLNAGARDNFASSGSEEVLKQALAERFNAQWRIEAVIDPSGGGGAPGPGGGGGRPAPQYQPAPAAPAPVAYEPRPQHASQQQSPAPQQGQYAPSGPASPPSAPSPGGREAPPASESSSGSYAAEPPRSVSIEDDIPEADDPDLVDSALSGHELIVRELGATVVEEFTNEQ
- a CDS encoding excisionase family DNA-binding protein — its product is MQNSPAPTTADDPTLILLTVEEAARRLRVGRTTCFALIRAGALESLTIGSLRRVPADAPAAYLARRRAEQSAA